The sequence below is a genomic window from Methylotuvimicrobium alcaliphilum 20Z.
GAAACGCAAGCAGGCGACGTATCGGCCTTCGTTCCGACCAACGTGATTTCGATCACCGACGGACAGATCTTCCTCGAAACCGACCTGTTCAATGCCGGTATTCGTCCTGCAGTCAACGCGGGTCTGTCGGTATCGCGGGTTGGCGGTGCGGCGCAAACCAAAATCATCAAGAAATTGGGCGGCGGTATTCGTTTGGACTTGGCTCAGTACCGTGAGTTGGCGGCTTTTGCTCAGTTCGCGTCCGATCTTGACGAAAGCACGCGTAAGCAAATCGAACGCGGTCAACGCGTGACCGAGTTGATGAAGCAAAATCAATATTCGCCGATGTCGGTTGCACAAATGGCGGTGTCGTTGTTCGCTGCAAACGAAGGCTATCTGGATTCGGTCGAAGTCAATAAAGTACGCGATTTCGAAGACGCTCTGCAACTGTACATGAAATCCGAAAAGTCGGAATTGATGGCTCAGATCAATGCAACCGGCGACTTCTCCGATGAAATCAAAGAAGGCATTAAATCCGCCATCGAAACGTTCATTAACACGCATAGCTGGTAAAAGGGTCGTCAAATGGCTGTCGGTAAAGAAATACGCACCAAGATCGGAAGTATTAAAAATACTCAAAAGATCACGCGAGCGATGGAAATGGTCGCCGCGAGTAAAATGCGTAAAACGCAAAATAGAATGCAGGCAACGCGGCCTTACTCAAAAAAAATGGGTCAGATCATCAAACATCTGGCTCATGCCAATGCCGAGTACAAACATCCTTATTTGATTCCGCGAGAAGTCAAAAGGGTTGGTGTGATCGTCGTCAGTTCGGATCGCGGCTTATGCGGCGGTTTGAATTCTAATCTATTCCGTAAAACCCTAGTGCAGTTACGCCAATGGGAAAAAGACGGCGTCGATGTCGATATTTGCACAATCGGAACCAAGGCGGCCGGGTTTTTCGGTAACTTACAAAAAATCAATATGGTTGGGCAAGTCGGCAAGCTTGGCGACACGCCGCATCTAAACGATATCATCGGTATCATAAAAATCATGCTCGACGCTTATGAAGAAGGCCGGGTCGATGAGTTATATGTGATCAGTAATGAGTTTGTTAACACGATGACGCAACGGCCGAATGTCGAAAAACTACTGCCGGTCATTGCCGATGAGATCGAGGACGAATTGAAAGGGCATTGGGATTATATTTACGAACCCGATGCGAAGGAAGTTCTGGATAATCTGCTGATTCGCTATATCGAATCGATCGTGTATCAGGGACTGGTCGAGAACAATGCTTGCGAACAGGCCGCCCGGATGGTTGCGATGAAAAGCGCTTCGGATAATGCCGGCAAGCTTATCGGTGAACTGCAACTGGTTTACAACAAAGCCCGACAAGCCGCGATTACACAGGAAATTTCCGAAATCGTTGCCGGCGCCGCTGCTGTGTAATGCACAGACGAATTAACAGATTTAAGTATTGAAGAGGACGACAAAATGAGTTTGGGTAAAATCGTTCAGATTATCGGAGCGGTCGTGGATGTCGAATTTCCACGCGAAAGCCTTCCGAAAGTCTATGATGCGCTGAAAGTTGAAGACAAGAATCTTGTTTTGGAAGTGCAGCAGCAATTAGGCGACGGCGTGGTCAGATCCATTGCAATGGGTTCGACCGACGGATTGAGCAGAGGATTGCAAGTGAGCAATTCCGGTGCGCCTATTGCAGTACCGGTCGGTCAAAAAACGTTGGGCCGTATCATGAACGTGCTTGGCGAGCCGATCGACGAGAAAGGCGCGATCGGCGAAGACGAAAGATGGGCGATTCACCGCGAAGCACCGTCTTACGATGAGCAAGCCGCCAGTAATGAATTGCTAGAAACCGGCATCAAGGTTATCGACTTGGTTTGTCCATTCGCGAAAGGCGGTAAAGTCGGTTTATTCGGCGGTGCCGGCGTCGGCAAGACCGTCAACATGATGGAATTGATTCGTAACATCGCGATCGAACACAGCGGTTTCTCGGTTTTCGCCGGCGTTGGCGAGCGTACCCGTGAAGGTAACGATTTTTATCACGAGATGACCGACTCCAAAGTTATCGACAAGGTATCGTTAGTTTACGGTCAGATGAACGAGCCGCCAGGCAACAGACTGCGTGTAGCTTTGACCGGTTTGACGATGGCCGAATTTTTCCGTGAAGAAGGTCGTGACGTATTGTTCTTCGTAGATAATATTTATCGTTACACATTGGCCGGTACCGAAGTGTCGGCGTTGTTGGGTCGTATGCCGTCGGCGGTAGGCTATCAGCCTAACTTGGCGGAAGAAATGGGCGTATTGCAAGAACGTATTACGTCAACCAAAACCGGATCCATTACGTCGATCCAGGCCGTTTATGTTCCTGCCGACGACTTGACCGACCCGTCACCGGCTACGACATTTGCGCATTTGGACGCGACCGTGGTATTGTCCCGTCAAATCGCCGAGTTGGGTATTTATCCGGCGATCGATCCGCTTGACTCGACTAGCCGCCAGTTGGATCCTTTGGTTATTGGTCATGAGCATTACAATGTCGCTCGTGCGGTGCAAGGCACTTTGCAACGGTACAAAGAGTTACGCGACATTATCGCGATTTTAGGCATGGACGAGTTGTCGGAAGAAGACAAGTTGATTGTTTCGAGAGCGCGCAAGATTCAAAGATTCTTGTCGCAACCGTTCTTCGTGGCAGAGGTTTTCACCGGTTCTCCGGGAAAATATGTTTCATTAAAAGACACAATCGCCGGTTTCAAAGGCATTATCGATGGCGAGTACGATCATGTTCCGGAGCAAGCATTCTACATGGTCGGCACGATCGACGAGGCTTTGGAAAAAGCCAAGGGCATGAAAAAGTAACCGGACGATGGGAACCGAGAAATGACAATGACCGTACATGTAGACATCGTCAGCGCGGAGCAAGAAATTTATTCCGGCTTGGCCGAAATGGTTTTTGCGCCCGCCGAACTAGGCGAAGTCGGTATCTCGCCGCGCCATGCGCCGATGATTACCAAACTCAAACCCGGTGAAGTCAGGGTCAAGGTCAGCGACAGCGAAAGCTATCCATTCTTTGTTTCTGGCGGCATTTTGGAAGTCCAGCCGCATTTGGTGACGATATTGGCCGATAGCGCGATTCGAGCGAAAGACATCGATGAAGCAGCAGCACTAGAAGCCAAATCCCGAGCCGAGGAAGCATTATCCGATAAAACTAGCAAGATCGATTATGCGACCGCTCAGGCACAATTGATGGAAGCGGTCATGCAATTGAGGACTTTGGACAGACTCAGAAAACGCGGCGGATAACACCGTGGCTTAAGCCATATAAAAGCCCGATAACGATAAAGCGTTGTCGGGCTTTTTTTGTTTAAAGGAAATGAAAAAATGACATTAACGACTATAATTTTAGCAGCAGGCAAAGGGACGCGCATGCGTTCCGAAATGCCGAAGATTTTACATCAAGTGGCTGGAAGACCTTTGCTGGAGCATGTCTACGATACCAGTAAACAATTGGCCGATAATCGGGTAAATATTGTTTACGGACACGGCGCGGAGCAAGTTCGAAATCGTTTAAGTCACCTCGATGCTCAGTGGATAGAGCAAATTCAGCAATTAGGCACGGGACATGCCGTGCAGCAAGCCATCGATTATGTCGATGATGACGATACCGTACTGATATTATATGGAGATGTGCCTTTATTGAAGTTGTCGACGATCGAAACGTTGATTGCCGATGCAGGTAGTAATGCCTTGGCATTATTAACGGTCGTGTTATCCAACCCCACGGGTTATGGCCGCATCGTGCGGGGCAGCGACAATAGAGTTTTGAAAATCGTCGAAGAAAAAGACGCATCTCCCGAAGAAAAAGCGATACAAGAAGGCAATACCGGTATCATGGCATTGAACGGCGAACAATTGAAAAAATGGTTAAGTCGCTTGCAGAATAATAATGCACAAAACGAGTATTATCTAACCGACATCATCGAAATGGCTGTCAATGATGGAATTGGCATCGTAACTTCCCAGGCCGAGACCGAGGACGAGGTGTTGGGCGTCAACAATCGAATGCAATTGGCACATCTGGAGCGTGTTTATCAAATGGAGCAGGCGAATAGCTTAATGGAGCGCGGAGTTACATTGAGAGATCCTGCGCGTTTCGACATCAGGGGAAGCATCGAGCATTTGGGTTCCGATATCGAAATCGACGTCAATGTCATTCTCGAAGGCAGCATTAACATAGGCAGCAATGTAACGATCGGCGCAAATACGCTTATAAAAAACTCGATCATTCACGATAATGTCGAAATATTGCCGAATTGCGTGATCGAAAATGCCGAAGTCGGTAAAGCTAGCCGCATCGGACCTTTTGCACGGCTAAGACCCGACGCCAAATTAGCCGATAATGTTCATGTCGGCAATTTCGTCGAAATCAAAAAGTCCACAGTCGCGGTCGGTAGTAAAATCAACCATTTGAGTTATATTGGCGATAGCGTCATCGGTAGCGGCGTCAATGTCGGTGCCGGCACGATCACCTGTAACTACGACGGTGTCAATAAGTTCAAGACCGTGATCGAAGATGGTGCGTTTATCGGCTCGAATTCGCAATTGGTTGCGCCGGTTACAATCGGTAAGAATGCGACGATAGGCGCTGGATCGACGATTACGAAAGACACCCCCCCTGAAAAATTGACCTTGGCGCGGGCCAAACAAACCACTATCCCAACCTGGCAAAGGCCGGTAAAAAAGGAGAAATAGTATGTGCGGAATCGTCGGCGCAATTGCGCAACGTAACGTAGTGCCGATATTGATCGAAGGCCTCAAGCGCCTTGAATATCGCGGTTACGATTCGGCCGGATTGGCCATTGTCGAAGATGGTCAGCTTTATCGCAAGCGCGAGGTCGGCAAGGTTAGAGGCTTAGAAGCCTTGATTGCTCAGGATGCGATACAAGGTAATATCGGTATCGCTCATACGCGGTGGGCGACGCATGGCAAACCGAGTACCGCGAATGCTCATCCTCATGTATGCCGCGACAAGGTTGCAGTCGTGCATAACGGCATCATCGAAAATCATGAGCAATTGAGGAATAATCAGAAAGCAGTCGGTTATGAATTTACCTCCGAAACCGATACCGAAGTGATCGTCAACGAAATATATGGCGCACTGGAAAACACTGATAATCTGCTCGGCGCGGTCAAGGAATCGATCAAAAAGCTCGAAGGCGCTTATGCGTTAGGCGTCGTTGCAAAGGATCACCCGAATACCTTGATCGCTTGTAGAAAAGGTAGTCCGCTCGTGATTGGAGTCGGCATCGGCGAATATTTTATCGCCTCCGATGTCGCCGCGTTGCTGCCGGTTACGCAACGTTTTATGTTTCTCGAAGACGGCGATGTTGCCGAAATTACGATCGATAAAGTCGTCATTTACGACAAGGACGACAACCTAGTCGACCGGTCGATCAAAGAAAGCCAGCTCAAGGCCGATTCGGTCGAAAAAGGCCTCTATCGCCATTACATGCTCAAGGAAATCTACGACCAACCTTGGGCGATTTCCGAGGCGCTCGAAGGACGCTTTATCGATAATCGCCTTCAAGAAAGCGCGTTCGGCCATAATGCCGGCGAGGTATTCGATCAGATCGAATCGATACAGATACTTGCTTGCGGGACGAGCTATCATGCCGGTTTGGTTGCCCGCTATTGGTTCGAGAAATTAGCCAAAGTGCCTTGTAATATCGAAGTAGCCAGCGAATATCGCTACCGTAAACCGATCGTCCCCCCCGGCACCTTGGTTGTGACGATTTCGCAATCCGGCGAAACCGCCGATACTTTGGCCGCATTGCAAGAAGCCAAAAAGCTCGGTGCAAAATATTCCCTCGCGATCTGTAATGTTCCGGAAAGCTCGCTAGTCAGAGAATCCGACTTAGTGATGATGACTCGTGCAGGCCCTGAAATCGGCGTCGCATCGACGAAAGCCTTCACGACGCAATTGGCGACCTTGTTGCTTTTAGTCATTGCGATAGGGAGGCGCTTCGGACTGACGAAAGAGTTGGAAAACAAAATATCTTCGGAGCTTTTCAGTTTGCCCGGAAAAATCGAAGCGGTTCTGCAATTGGACGACAAGATCAAACAATTGTCCGAGCAGTTCGCCGAAAAACAGCATGCTTTATTTTTAGGTCGCGGGACTCATTATCCGATCGCGATGGAAGGTGCATTGAAGCTTAAGGAGATTTCCTATATTCACGCCGAAGCTTATCCTGCGGGCGAATTGAAACATGGGCCGTTGGCCCTGATCGATGCCGAAATGCCGGTCATCACTGTCGCGCCGAACAATAGCCTGCTTGAAAAACTCAAATCGAACATACAGGAAGTCAGCGCCCGAGGCGGTCAATTGATCGTGTTTATGGACGAAACATTGGCGGCCGAAAACGATGTCAACGTTCAAATTATTAAAATGCCGCCGGTTGAAAACGAAATATCGCCGATTATCTATACCATTCCGTTGCAATTGCTGTCCTATCATGTCGCGGTCCTAAAAGGGACCGATGTCGATCAGCCGAGAAATCTGGCTAAGTCGGTAACGGTCGAATAAATAGCGGAGAATGAGCACGAATGGCTTGCGCTTGACAATAAAGTCGTAATTTTTTAGAAAGCATGGATGCACCTGTATGAGCTATGCAAAGCTCGTAAAGGGTTTTGCCGTCTACTCCCTTTTGATCGAAAAACCATCTAATAACATACTCATCGTAGCTGAAAATTCGGCCTCGGGGTGCCCGTCAAAGGACGCTGTAAACAATTATCCAAGACAATTAACCATGGCTGGGCTATGGAGTTTAGGTGCTGGGTAAGCCCTTCCGTGGTGGCTTGACGGCGGCTTTCCCTGCCGCCGACATCATCGCTAAGCATGCTCTACGCCCTAACTTGACAAAACTTGACGTTCGCCTATACTTTGCGCATGCAAAAGAGATTGAATACCGATAAAGCGCAACAAGCAATTGAAAAAGCGGGGCTGACTCAAACCGCTGTTGCTGATGCTTTGAGCGTATCCAAAGAAGCCGTTTCTCAATGGCTAAATGCCAAATCTTTTCCTCGTCCAAATAAGCTTCTTCAGTTAGGCAAGCTGCTAAATCTTGCTTTCGATGAGTTGGTCATCAAAGAAGATCCCTTTACGCCAAAGGTTGCCTTTCGAAAGATGAAAGGTACCAAAACAAAAGACCATCATATAGAGAATGCCCAGGAAATTGGCCGCTTTTTGCGTCACTTGGTACCCTACCTGCCGTTTGACACTCTGGAAATGCCCCCGGTACTTAAATCGCCCAGCTGTGATTATGACTATCTTCGCAAAGTAACGGCCAAGGTCAGGGAAGATATCAACCTGGGGCTAACTGATTGTGTGGACTTTACCCATCTCATAAGACGTTTTGGTGAACTACAAGCTGTAGTGGTGCCGGTGATGTGGGGTTCAAAAAAGCGCCATGAGAATGCGGTGCATATTTACTTGCTTGATTCCCAAAGCACTTGGGTCTACTTAAATCTCGATACTAACATTCATGACTTTAAATTTTGGATGGCTCACGAGCTTGGTCACTGTTTGTCGCCTAGCTTGGAAGGTGACGAGGCTGAAGACTTTGCAGATGCTTTTGCAGCGAGCTTGCTATATCCTCATGAGTTGGCAGAAAAAGCATATATCTCTATCTGGTCAAAGCCCACGCCAGCTGCAAAAATCGCTCATGTAGTAGATCTTGCCGATCAGCTTACGATTTCACCCTATACCGTATTTGAGCAGGTTAATAAATATGCTGTAGCAGTAGGAAAACCAGAGATTAAGCTGAGTAAAGCATTTCATGGAGCGGTAACCAACTTCAACAAGCGTTACAAAAACGTAAGCGAAGCTCTCTTTGGTGATGCCGAACTGGACGATCATGGTAAGCCAAGTGCCCGTGAGTATATCGCTAAAGCCGAGGATACCTTCGAAACGCCGTTTTTTGAACTCCTTAGAAAGTACCTGAAGGAGCACAACAAGGGATCAGGTTTTGTTCAGACTGTGCTGGATATGCCACTACTTGATGCATGGAGTATCCACGCAGAGTTGACCTAATGCCCCAATCGAAAATTCTCGTTGATACCAATGCCTATTTAAGGCTGGCAAGAACCATTCGCCCTTTATTATTCGTGCCTTTTGGTGACAATAAGTACTGCCTGTATGTCCTACCAGAGCTGAATAAAGAGCTGGAAAATCGCAAGCTGCAAAGCAAGTTCCACTGGGTAGACGAAGAAGAATTTGCAGATAATCGCAAGCACTTTCCCAAAATCAGCAAAAAGCAAAAGAGTTCCATTCAACAAACCTTCGAATACCTTTGGAATCATGTACAAACGGATCTGCCTGGCCCTTCCAGAGTAGATGTGATGTATATCGCCTATGCCTTGGAGTTGAATGTGCCGGTGGTCACCGATGATCAGGATATGACTGAATTGGCGAATGAATTCGATACCCAGGTGATGTCTACTCTGGAGTTATTGAAAATCATGCTTGACTGCGGTCATATCGACATGAAAACCATCGATGGTCTTTGTGACTATTGGCGCTATATCGCCGATCTTCCTGCCAACTTTAAATTTGATTACGATCGCTTGTTTTCTGATCCGCAAGATTGAAGAATCACCCTTGGATTTCTATTGGCTTGACCTACAACCATGATCCACTATAGTGACTACTTTGTACTTTTTCGACATATGTAAAATTTCTCGTCATGAGTGATGTCATATTGACCATTAAAGACGTGGCCGAATACCTCAAGGTCAACGAACGCACTATCTACCGGTTGGTGGCAAGCGGCGAACTGCCGGGATTTAAGGTGGGTAACTCGTGGCGATTTAAACAAAGCGAACTGGAGCAATACATCGCATCCCAACACAACCGTACAAAATTCACAGATCAGGAATAACGGCCCCCATGGCACAACTTGAAAATATTGAAGCAATTGAAAAACGTTTGTGGAAGGCGGCCGATACTTTGCGCGGTAATTCCGAGCTGGCCGACAAGATTGCCTGTAACTTTGAGGAGTTGGGGGTATGAGCTCCCCCGATACTTCAATCCCATAAAGCTTGATACAGACGATTGCCCAGACCATAGAGCAGGCTAGAGGCCAGGTTCGTAACGCGGTAAATCAAGCCATGGTCGCGAGTTATTGGCAGGTTGGGCGATTGATTGTAGAACACGAGCAACAAGGCGGAAGTCGGGCGGCCTATGGCAAGCGTCAGTTAGAAACGCTTTCTCAGCATCTGACGGAGCGTTTGGGTAAAGGCTTTGATGTCAGAAACTTGCGTAATATGCGTGCATTTTATCAAGCGTATCCAAATCGGAACGCAGTGCGTACCGAATTGAGTTGGACCCATTACCGCTGTTTGTTACGCATTGAAAATCCGGCAGCCAGACAATGGTATCAGCAAGAAGCCATCCAACAACATTGGAGCGCCCGCGCCCTGGAGCGGCAAATCAGCAAACTCTATTACGAGCGGCTACTGGCTAGTAAAGACAAAGCCTTGCTTGAAACAGAAGCAGCCAATAAAACTGCGCCGTTGGCTGAAAGCGCCAAAGATTATCTACGCGATCCATACATCCTGGATTTTTTGAATCTGCAAGATAAGAGCTATCAGGAAGCCGAGCTGGAACAGGCTATCATCACCAACCTGCAATAGTTTTTGTTGGAGCTGGGCAAAGGCTTTGCCTTTGTCGAGCGCCAGCAGCGCATTCGTTTCGACGATGAAGATTTTTATCTCGATCTGGTGTTTTACAACTTCAAACTCAAATGTTTTTTACTGGTGGATTTAAAACTCGGCAAACTGAAACATCAGGATGTAGGGCAAATGGATACTTATGTGCGTTTGTATGACGAGCAACGTAAAGGCGATGACGATAATCCCACCATTGGCTTGGTGCTGTGCAGCGAAAAAGGCGAAGCCGTCGTCAAGTATTCGGTACTGACCGACCAGCAGCAATTATTTGCCGCTAAATATCTGCCGTATCTGCCCAGCGAGGAAGAGCTCCGCACAGAACTGCAAAGAGAACGCGAACAGATTACCGCGCAGCTTGCATTGAAACAGGAGACCGGTGATGAGTAAGGCTGGATGGGAACGATTGTGCCGCAAGGTTATAGCAGTGAAATTGGCTGAGAAAATCATTCGTAACTTCGAGGAGTTGGAGGGATGAGTTGGGTGAAAAAAAATGTGGATGAAATTGCTGATTTCACACTAGGAAAAATGCTTGATGAGAAAAAGAATCGGGGGGAGCTTCTACCCTATTTGGCTAACGTGAATGTCCGTTGGGGTGAGTTTGATTTGACTGAACTCAGAGAAATGCGTTTTGAGCCGCATGAGCTAGATAAATATTCAGTATCAAACGGTGATATCGTAATGTGTGAGGGCGGTGAACCGGGACGTTGTGCAATTTGGACGGATGAGAAATCTTCAATAATGTTGCAGAAAGCTCTCCATCGAATTCGACCAAAGCAAGGAATAAATAGCCAATTTTTATATTACGCCTTTTTAAATTTACGAAAAACGAATGGCTTTGCGCCGTATTTTACAGGTTCTACGATTAAGCACTTACCCAAGCAACAGTTAGCAAAAGTCGAAATATATACCTTTCGCACTTCAAATTTCGGCAGTGCCTGAGGTGGCGCCGGGGTGTTCGGCAAAGGCTTTGCCGGCATAGAGCCTACATAAACGTCTTTACGGCGTCCTTTGACGGGCACCCGGTGCCGAATTTTGATCTGCGATGGGTATATATACCCAATATTGAACTACAGAAGAGAATTTCTTCATTCTTGGTGCTTTACGACAACCTAATCGAAAACAACCGCCGCCGTATTCAGTTGCTGGAAGAATCCGCTCGCCTGCTATATCAGGAATGGTTTGTTCATCTGCGCTTCCCCGGCCATGAGCAAGTGAAAATTGTCGATGGTGTGCCGGACGGGTGGGAGATAAAGTCGGTTAGAGAGTTATTAGGAAAGGTTTTGAAAAAGAAAAAAGTAAAGAAAGAAGAATATCTATCCGAAGATGCAGTGCCCTGTGTCGACCAGTCACAAAACTTTATTGGGGGATATATCGATGATGAAGAAGTGGCAATTACGGAAAACTTACCTGTTGTTGTTTTTGGAGATCACACCCGAATAGTTAAGTACATTGATTTTCCGTTTGCTCAGGGCGCAGATGGTACTCAGTTATTAGTTCCTAGTGACGACCGAATCCCGAGGGATTTTTTCTATTTCATGATGTCTTCAATAAATGTCGCGAATGCCTTTTATGCTAGGCATTTTAAGTTTTTAAAAGCGAAAGAGGTTTTACTGCCGGATATTAAATTGATGACTGAGTTTAGTGCGATTGTAAGCGACAGCATGAGCCAGATTAAGCTCCTGAGAAATCAAAATAGAAGCCTTGCCCAAGCCCGCGACCTGTTATTACCTAAACTCATGAGTGGCGAGCTCACCGTATAAATCAAAGGAAATATTATTATGGCCATGACAGAACAAACGCAGGTTCAAGAAGTAACCGCCGAGTACCTGCTGAACGAATTAAAGTGGGACGATTCTGTTATGGGGTTGCACGAACGTCTGGGTCGTGAAGGCGACTTGGGGCGTTTATCCGAGCAGGAGGTTATTCTGACTCGCTACCTTGGCGAGAAACTGATTGAACTGAATCCTGGCTTGCCTGAGGCCGTTTACCAAGAGGCGCTGCGCATCGTGACGGCCTTGCCCACCTCGACCAACATCGTTGCGATCAATAAAGAAAACTATGCCCTGCATAAAAATGGTGTAGAGGTTAGCTTCCTGAATGACAAAGGTGATCGGGTAAAAAAGCGCCTGCGTCTTTTCGACTTTGAAACTTACGAAAACAATCACTTTTTGTTAGTGCGTGAGTTTTGGATTAAGGGCGATATTTACCGCCGCAGGGCGGATTTGGTCGGTTTCGTTAATGGCATTCCGTTGCTGTTTATGGAGGTAAAAAACGTTCATAAAGACATTCGAGCTGCCTATGAACAAAACCTCGCCGATAAACATGTAGTCGAGCAAAAGCTTGCGAAATTGATGATGCAGAATCCG
It includes:
- a CDS encoding restriction endonuclease subunit S domain-containing protein, with translation MPNFDLRWVYIPNIELQKRISSFLVLYDNLIENNRRRIQLLEESARLLYQEWFVHLRFPGHEQVKIVDGVPDGWEIKSVRELLGKVLKKKKVKKEEYLSEDAVPCVDQSQNFIGGYIDDEEVAITENLPVVVFGDHTRIVKYIDFPFAQGADGTQLLVPSDDRIPRDFFYFMMSSINVANAFYARHFKFLKAKEVLLPDIKLMTEFSAIVSDSMSQIKLLRNQNRSLAQARDLLLPKLMSGELTV
- a CDS encoding type I restriction endonuclease, which codes for MAMTEQTQVQEVTAEYLLNELKWDDSVMGLHERLGREGDLGRLSEQEVILTRYLGEKLIELNPGLPEAVYQEALRIVTALPTSTNIVAINKENYALHKNGVEVSFLNDKGDRVKKRLRLFDFETYENNHFLLVREFWIKGDIYRRRADLVGFVNGIPLLFMEVKNVHKDIRAAYEQNLADKHVVEQKLAKLMMQNPLRTDYQEHYERLVKEYNQEKDRVVIEKTFEALLKLNDELSHEEKRAVREGLNEESLVLFDLLSKPNLQPIEIAKIKKVAAALLSTLKTERLRVANWQQKESTRDAVKQQIFDFLYDEKTGLPVEQYADDEIGVITEKVFMHVFRAYTQLPSPYYI